One genomic window of Paenibacillus xylanilyticus includes the following:
- the ccsA gene encoding cytochrome c biogenesis protein CcsA, translated as MTLSEQIYEALIYMYALSLLFYFSDCIRRNAGAKRTGTGFLVVVWLLQVVHVILRMWTEGHFPIYTTFDFLFIFSFSIVLMSLGMIRVQRSEFVILLLNIVGFSVTVLNRLWFTAGEISLHNWQTVHGLLIMHITLANLGFAALTVAAVFAMLYLFLHRKLKNKKWNDTMRRMPSLEVIGKYMDGATLIGTPLLGVSVVLAVLSIVAETRWYLLLDLKVIATGLAIAIYIGYFVSKQRKQFSNIIMARWTLIGYGFVIMSFLTNAYSAFHRWTGE; from the coding sequence TTGACCCTTTCTGAACAAATCTATGAAGCTCTGATCTATATGTATGCCCTGAGCCTTCTGTTCTATTTCTCGGACTGCATTCGACGGAATGCGGGGGCGAAGCGAACGGGCACAGGGTTTCTTGTTGTTGTCTGGCTGCTTCAGGTCGTTCATGTAATTTTGCGAATGTGGACCGAGGGCCATTTTCCGATCTATACAACGTTCGATTTTCTGTTTATCTTTTCGTTTAGTATCGTATTGATGTCCCTGGGGATGATACGTGTCCAGCGTTCGGAATTTGTCATCCTGCTATTGAATATTGTGGGCTTCTCAGTTACCGTATTGAATCGATTGTGGTTTACAGCCGGGGAGATCTCGCTGCATAACTGGCAGACCGTTCACGGGCTGCTGATCATGCACATTACGCTGGCAAATCTGGGCTTTGCAGCCCTCACGGTAGCTGCGGTCTTCGCCATGTTGTATCTGTTCCTGCACCGTAAATTGAAAAACAAAAAATGGAATGATACGATGCGGCGGATGCCGAGTCTTGAAGTCATTGGCAAATACATGGATGGCGCAACATTGATCGGAACACCGTTACTTGGCGTCTCCGTGGTTCTGGCCGTATTATCCATTGTCGCTGAGACCAGGTGGTATCTGCTTCTGGATCTGAAAGTCATTGCAACAGGTCTCGCTATCGCGATCTACATCGGTTATTTCGTTTCTAAGCAGAGAAAGCAGTTTTCCAACATCATCATGGCTAGATGGACATTGATTGGATATGGTTTTGTCATTATGAGCTTTTTAACCAATGCGTATTCAGCGTTTCATCGTTGGACAGGAGAGTGA
- the hemA gene encoding glutamyl-tRNA reductase translates to MHIVVVGLNYRTAPVEVRERFTFAEKDLSEALQQLKLTKSVLEGVIVATCNRTELYVVVDRLHMCGYFIRTFMEQWFNVPREEFTQHLYIYEDDQAIRHLFRVICGLDSMVIGETQILGQVKQAFFTAQEEKSTGTWFNMLFKQAVTLGKRAHSETSIGESAVSVSYAAVELGKRIFGMFTDKKVLILGAGKMSELTVKHLYANGASEVIVANRTLARAQELAAKFRGTPCTMEQALERLSEVDIVISSTGAERYVLDAYVVRESMKRRQSRPLFLIDIAVPRDIDPAIGELSNVFLYDIDDLEGIVESNLEMRKVEAAKIEKMIELEMEDYYHWLKTLGVRPVIRALQEKGASIHEDTMESLFNKLPELDEHQRKVIRRLTKSIVNQMTTDPINRIKEMAGGKHGDEALRMFTQIFALEDAVETAAEKVNQSDASALGKPAAVHLKDNRQDAMPAYAPASV, encoded by the coding sequence ATGCACATCGTTGTAGTTGGTTTGAATTATCGCACGGCGCCTGTAGAGGTTAGGGAACGATTCACATTTGCAGAAAAAGACTTGTCTGAAGCGCTGCAGCAGCTCAAGCTGACCAAGAGTGTATTGGAAGGTGTAATCGTAGCCACATGTAACCGTACCGAGTTGTATGTTGTGGTAGACCGTCTTCACATGTGTGGTTATTTTATTCGTACGTTTATGGAACAATGGTTTAATGTTCCGCGGGAAGAATTTACGCAACACTTATATATATATGAAGATGATCAAGCCATTCGCCATTTGTTCCGTGTCATTTGCGGGCTGGATTCCATGGTGATTGGTGAAACACAGATTCTTGGACAGGTGAAGCAGGCCTTTTTCACTGCCCAGGAAGAGAAATCGACAGGCACCTGGTTTAACATGTTGTTCAAACAGGCGGTAACTCTGGGCAAGAGAGCACATTCGGAAACATCCATTGGAGAAAGTGCAGTCTCGGTCAGTTACGCCGCTGTTGAACTGGGGAAACGTATTTTTGGCATGTTTACGGACAAGAAGGTACTTATTCTTGGAGCGGGCAAAATGAGTGAGTTGACAGTCAAGCATCTGTACGCCAATGGAGCCTCAGAGGTCATTGTAGCGAACAGAACTCTTGCAAGGGCTCAGGAGCTGGCTGCCAAGTTCAGGGGAACCCCTTGTACGATGGAGCAGGCTTTGGAGAGACTGAGTGAGGTTGATATTGTCATCAGTTCAACAGGTGCAGAGCGATATGTTCTGGATGCTTACGTTGTCCGTGAGAGCATGAAGCGCCGTCAATCACGTCCATTATTCCTAATCGATATTGCGGTTCCTCGGGATATTGATCCGGCCATCGGAGAGTTATCCAACGTATTCCTTTATGATATTGATGATCTGGAAGGGATCGTGGAGAGCAATCTGGAGATGCGCAAGGTGGAAGCGGCCAAAATCGAAAAAATGATTGAACTGGAGATGGAAGACTACTATCACTGGCTCAAAACATTAGGTGTTCGCCCGGTGATTCGGGCATTGCAGGAGAAAGGAGCTTCCATTCATGAAGATACGATGGAGAGTCTCTTTAATAAACTCCCTGAGCTCGACGAACATCAGCGTAAGGTTATCCGTCGTTTGACCAAAAGCATCGTGAATCAAATGACGACAGATCCGATCAACCGGATCAAGGAAATGGCAGGCGGCAAGCATGGAGATGAAGCACTACGCATGTTCACCCAAATTTTTGCCTTGGAGGATGCAGTGGAGACGGCCGCAGAAAAAGTAAACCAAAGCGATGCCTCGGCCTTGGGTAAACCGGCCGCCGTTCATCTTAAAGACAACCGGCAAGACGCAATGCCGGCTTATGCTCCGGCAAGTGTATAA
- the speD gene encoding adenosylmethionine decarboxylase produces MEYSTFGRHVAVDVWGVDFDLLNSAEYLQAQLVEAAEACGATVMSVQSKQFEPQGATVLVLLSESHLSIHTYPERGFAAIDCYTCGETVDPQLAIDYLVSVLKPEKTYAKKLVRGLGELQVVTPTVQPIELV; encoded by the coding sequence ATGGAATATTCAACTTTCGGAAGACACGTTGCTGTTGATGTTTGGGGTGTCGACTTTGATCTACTGAACAGTGCAGAGTATCTGCAAGCCCAACTGGTAGAAGCTGCAGAGGCATGTGGTGCGACAGTAATGTCCGTGCAATCCAAGCAGTTTGAGCCACAAGGAGCGACAGTGCTTGTGCTATTGTCAGAGAGCCATCTCTCCATTCATACGTATCCTGAGAGAGGGTTTGCGGCGATTGACTGCTACACTTGTGGTGAAACAGTAGACCCACAGCTGGCTATTGACTACCTGGTATCCGTTTTGAAACCGGAGAAAACGTACGCTAAGAAACTGGTGCGTGGATTGGGTGAACTGCAGGTCGTAACACCGACAGTGCAACCGATCGAACTGGTCTAA